The stretch of DNA gagatgaaacatggagtaaagaattccatctgtgagtctaaataactttgtgaatcctgaaacatttatgaTGTCATGTAGGTGTACATaaaatcatcaagcctctgagggtatcccatcatatcatctcggccactgtgggcaaaatcatcaacatataccagatgatcaggtggtggtacgtatataacacGAGTTTTGGGTCAATGTACATAAcgccatatacatataatatacgcgtatataactccatctggtcatgggtcaatatacatgtataaatgaatgaaatgcatatgaaatacgttaataagatttctcggaatgttagAAGATCAATATgcccttcggataaactttatcaactacgtatttttttgagacccatgaacggaagatataataataattcacatggggaatcaagaacatatgcatctctagtatttctattaatagagtcatttatgaaagttgtgcgtttactcgtttcgtttgtattgtATGGATCAtgcaaaaaggaaagaagggataaccttaacatacctcaagtcggcaatgcaactcaacaacaagcttatgacaactagcgcgccaaccctataacaaataaatatgtgtacaacttagatggcggtagtatatcacgtatctcaaacgataactcgattttaaaataaaacgggcagcattttccctgattttactgctccctcaagcctactataggagagatacaaacataatacaatccgtaactcaaaaccaacctaattacaattcgggtccttcaatacaacaaaaaccccaaatataccataatacacccaatcaacaagttatcaattagcctgtaactacaacgacgagcgaccaacctactaccctaccacatatgGAATTTATCCATGCCATTTTATCCttcaaaactccataaatcagcagaaCAATAGACAGCCTAAAagcaacatgaaacaacccacaaaatcgtccactacaagtcaaataactcgaactcacgactttcAATCACCGTCACGTGAGttttaactattaggaaacgaatttatcaacctttcttgatattttaaagctcagaaattaggaattttattttattaactattaaacatattccaaaactcaaattacaaagaaaaagagaggcgatatagcgatacttacgtcgtagggatcattctgatgttatcgcttctcgattttgtACCCGGAATGTTAGTACCCTTTGaagcactattagagagctcaaggacagGTTTTATGGTGTTCTCCAGTCGGGTTCTAcataaaaatgaagagagagacgagttaagacatatatatcaacttttgaaaagtcaaagaggtactagcttggcaccctctcattcgcccatcttctggcgcttatatctttttatccggatgttgtatgaatgaacggttaagtatGTTGAAAACTTCAtttcaagaccttcaatttggtatataatatgtcccatcATATATCAtatgaaatttatttctcaaaaagctctgttacattCTTAGTCAGTTTTTTCTCAACTTTAAtctgattttttccaaactttatattttttatccaaacatcatatatagtcatattacgactttaaaatcatttaaatcatgattaaaaagtctcatattcattatacgtcacttGGTATGTACAAGGTataacaatcttccccccttagaaacattcgtcctcgaatgttaaactcccagagatttatagaaattttggtagagtctcccctgtaatggTACCACTACCAACCTGTTAGATAGAAATCCCAACAATACAAATCCACACAtagccacaatcatcaataacatcaatggtctcacacgaccaatgacaataactaacataagaatcaagtaccatatacatacctaaggttgtgatgtctcagtccgatcctcctacggaagcggaaacaagtgaggatacctagacttcatgtcttcttcatcttcccaagtcatctcctccacattattgttccaccaaagtactttaaccgaagatacgtctttagttctcaataTCCGAACTTgtttatctagtatagcaatgggagcttcctcatatgatagctgctctgtgacttgaacatcgtcaactggaacGACTCTAGAAGGATATCCAATACACttgcggagcatagacacataaaaaACTGGATGTACTtactccaagttggaaggcaagtctagcCCATATGCTACCTGCCCTACTCTgtgtatgatcttataaggtccaatgtaccgagggctattttttcctttcttaccgaatctcataacgacTTTCAtcagtgatacctttaggaatacccagtcatctacctgaaactccaagtctcatcgtcgattatctgcatatgaCTTCTGACTGCCTATTGTACcgactctggtcctactaacttagtttccctaacctcgaaccatctgataggtgacctacacttttgTCCGTAAAGAgtttcatatggagccatctgaatgctggaatgataactactATTATAtgtgaactcaataagtggaagatgatcatcccagctacccctgaagtccatcacataagcccgtagcatatcctccagtgtctgaatagtatgtGCAGCCTGACCGtctatctgaggatgaaatgttgtactaagacttacctgagtccccaatcctttttggaagaacctctagaaattaactgtaaactgagcacatctatctgagataatagatataggaatATCATGAAGTCATACTATCTCTTTAATgtaaatccttgcataatcctctgctgaatacgtagtcctgacaggcagaaaatgggctcattttgtaagtctatcaataataacccatatagaatcgaacttatgctaggtacgaggtaagcctatgatgaaatccatgttaaTCACTTCCTATTTTctagtcggaatctctatagcctgcaataatccatcgggtttctgatgctcaatcttaacctgctgacaattagggcactgagcaacaaactctgctatatcattcttcattccTCCCCACCAGTATactcccctgatatcatgatacatcttcgtcgctcctggatgaatggaataacgagaatagtgagcttctcccataacctgctggcgtaaccctgccacattaggaacacataatcgacctcgatatctaaGGACTCCATTTCATGTTATCTCCAATtgtgtcttctccttttgaggggttgtatcACTGTAGTGAGCTAGCACAAGATATTCACAccggcgttccttcacttcagttactagagaggatgttgttgtgtcctgaatagtaactccggtaccaCCTGAATCTAGCAATCGAATtccaagattagctagctgatgaatctcacgaGCTATCTCgctcttctctggctgtaaatatgataagctacccatagatctacggctgagggcgtcggctactacatccgcctttcctggatggtataaaatatcaacatcatagtcttttagtagctccaactatcgcctctgacgtaaattcaattccttttgcttaaaTATATACTGAAGGCCCTTATGGTctatatagatatcaacatgaataccatacaaatagtgcctccatatTTTTAATGCATGAATCAcagcggctaactctaaatcgtgggtcgggtaatttttctcgtggtttcttagttgtctagaagcataagctacaaccttaccatgctgcatcaatatacaacccaatccaatgctcgaagcgtcacaatagatatCATAACCATCAGTCCcttctggaagtgttagaaccgGTACTGAtgtcaatctgtccttcaatacttggaaactctgctcacaagcatcagtccactaaaacttagttgccttctgagtcaactttgtcaatggtgctgaaagggaagaaaccCCCTCTACAAATCTCTTGTAATAACCTGgcaaacccaggaagctacgaacctttgtcggtgtcgtgggtctaggagAAGTctacactgcctcaatcttctgtgtatcgACCCGGATACCCTCACCCTAAATAATATGACCAATGAAGGCTAcaaaattcaaccagaattcacatttagagaattttgcatacaacttcctttcttgtagatctctgagcacagtacgcaaatgatttgcatgctcagcctctgaacgagaataaacaaaagtatcatctataaatacaatcacaaatAGATCTAGAAAGGTTCTGAACatacggttcatcaagtccatgaataccgctggggcattggtcaaaccgaatgacataacacgaaactcaaagtgcccgtatctggtcctgaatgttgtcttcggaatatccttctctctaacccttacctgatggtaccccgacctcaagtctatatttaagaaacacttggcaccctgtaactgatcaaataaatcatcaatcctcgggagcgggtatttattcttgatcgtcgccttattcaactgtctgtaatcaataacATCCGCAAAGAACTATCTTTCTTTCGCACAAATAACataggtgctccccacggtgatgtactgggtctgataaagcatttttcaagcaaatccctcatttgttctttcaactctctcagctctgcgggtaccattctataaggaggaatagatatcggctgagtatctggtaatgtgtcaatagcaaacttaaTCTCCCACTCTGGCGGAAGGCATGGAAactcatcgggaaactcattaaccatcgGGATAGATTGAAGGGTCGGTGACTTTGCTTTTacatcctgtacccgaactaagtgataaatatagccctttctaatCATCTTCTTTGCCTTGAGATAcaaaataaacctacctctcggtgATGCAATActacctttccactctagaactggctcccatggaaactggaaccgaaccatctttgatctacaatcaacgttagcataacaagaagccaaccaatctatacttattataacatcaaattctaccatatctaagtCAATCAAGTCTGCTACTGTAGAACGACTaagaactactactatacaatctctatatacccgtctagctatcactggatccccaacatgTGTAgatacctcaaaaggtttaatcaactcaggttctatcccaaacttgctAGCAACCCACATAgtgacatacgataaggtgggacctggatcaatcaatatatatacatcatatgaggagactgataatatacctataacaacatcaggtgacgactccttatcatgtcgacccgctaatgcataaatgcggtttTGAGgatcgctcgagctagatgctccacttctgcctctaccacgactggCCGGTGCCTGTGATCCTTGCCCAGGGGGCGTACTGGTGATGACGAACCAGCTATAGATCTCGTTGGCTGAACTATATATGCACCACCTCTCgttggacaatctctcataacatggcctggataaccacaagtataataaacacccaaccccacGAGGCACTGCCCGACATcttgcttaccacactgagcacatagTGGCAAGGGTcacctcatctgacttgactcacccctatactgagaactagagGTCCTAGAACTCTGACTGGGACCTAAATATGTGGAACTATCAAATCTCCTACCGAaaaactgagggggtgcactagccgatggctggtctggatacctcgggtattgcTGTGtatgaccacctcgaaactcaccagaaggacatgaagatctcgctctcttactctggcccgtATCATGCTCACGACCGGCCCTCTGCTTATGCTTATGCTCCTTTACACCCTGagtgtatgcctgaatacgagaaatatcaatgCATGGATGAAGTGAGACCAACATACAGTCATTGAGCAGGTGCGGCTCTAACCCCATCATGAACCGATTAACCCGATCCtacatcttagctacaatagtgggagcatacctagccaaagaatcaaactgaaggttgtactcctgaacactcatattaccctgtcgaagggtcaagaacctatcaactctgacCCGTCTTAGCTCTGGTAGCAAATAATGACGAAGGAAAACCTCTGTAAACTCCTACCATACTGCTGGAAGGGCATCCttacctctggacaactcccaagactcgtaccaattaattgcaacatcctgaagtctataggaagctagctcaactgactcagtcgcagtggccttgATTActctcaaagtcctctgcatcctatcgataaatacctgagggtccttatttggatctgctccaatgaatatcggagggtccaaattaataaaatcacaaaACCTTGCACTAATGTCCCTATCTGCATAAACAATACCTACCTCCTGGCACAGAGCTTGTGCGGCCACTAATCGATTCgatagctgaataacatctctcatctcctgactgttacaccctgtgcgtcccaaggtgacgtaatgaatatgatatttgttaatcatgatttaaattagtttaaagtcatgatatgactatatatgacatttggatataatatataaagttttggaaaaatcgaatttaagttgcggaaaaagaaccgactaaggattttccttgtaacagagctttttgagaaatatatttcgcgtgctatatgaggtctttttgggacatattatatacctaaTTGAAGGTCTGCGAgtttagtttccaacgcattaaacatTTTGTTGATACGACTGAGATATCCACATTTTtgtgagactgcgcaagcagttcggttgggacccacttgagacgaCCTTTGACCTTACGATTTTTTTAAAGGTGTTTCAGACTCATTGAGGGTCATTTTTCACCCAAACTTCATCTAACATATCTACAAAACCCTCCCTAACATATCCCAAGATctcaagaaccaaactcaagggaaatcaactcaaatcatcatcaaaggtgtTACTGACTACAAGAGgatgcttctatgatgttgtggtgtgattgagggctattaTGAGCTAAGTTGAGATAGATTTTCGAGTTGTAGCTGTTGTCCAAGGTATTAATAATATCTTCTTGATtgtgcctaaggttaatcttgtgttggttgtgttgtttgagtgagaaaccataagatagcacttgaaagaacatgggatgTAGTTGTCTTTGGTTGGACTGTTTTATGGCTAAATAGATGGTTTGTGGTGGCTGGAAATTGTACGAagtaatttgataattttttggctgctgttgttaagcttttataggtgttaattaagtttattgaagaagaaaagatgaaaaaaaacaagtgattgacgataaagATTAAGGTACTAGACGTATGGGGTTATTTTGGAAGgtattttgtggatgttttgaactagaaataatatagtacatataagtatgatgttctgaaggttataaactaatttatggaataagatttagattcaatttatatcttgttgtgagtaaaaacgagcttgccgctcaatttggttgttaagataatcggagaaactcatattggattatgttgttgttgttgctattgttggttatagttgttgttgggctgttgatatcccttagtggtctttgggatgtattaaGAATAGGGGAGTTGTTGTCCGATTTTTcttaagccatacgactagccaaatacgatggtatgGCATTATATGTTAACGACAAtattatttcacttgttgtagatgaaagaagttgtgttgagcttggttgagtaataaggaagagatcatactGGTATGTTAAGGTtgtcccttcttttcttttggcatgatccaaatgatacaaacgaaatgagcaaaatacgtaactttcataaatgactctattcatagaaatactaggggtgtctatattcttgattccccatgtgaattattattatatcctctattcacgggtctcagaaaaatacgtatttgataaagtttgtccgaaaggcatattgattttatgatattcgagaaatcttattaacgtatttcttatgcatttcatgcatttatacatgtatattgacccgtgaccagaaggcgttatatacgcgtatatcatatgtatatgggatatgggaaaatgttacagcgttatatacgcaccaccacctgatcaactggtatacgttgatgattttgcctacagtgactgagatgatatgatgggatgccttcagaggcttgatggtgttatgtacgcatatacctatgcatgatatatCAGTTATACGCAcatacatgacattataaattttcatgattcacagagctatacagaatttcaggttgagttctttactccatgtttctttcaagTCTTTTATATACTAATGTCAtgacttacatactcggtactttatttgtactgacgtctcttttgcccagggacgctgcattttatgctcgcaggtcccgatagacaggttgagagttctcctagtaggctatcagctcagcagaaggtgtttgtgcactccacttgctccggagttgcctatttggtcagtatgatttgaatatgtattgtttggtatgacggggctctgtcccgacctttatgataattatatactcttagaggcttctagacaaatgtcatgtatactgatactggtatggccttataggccagtacataatatgtataagtcggtatatcaagttcggccaccctatattgagtatttcctcatgttttgttcTACTTATCTCACAACAGCCTCTCCGGatcaattacctatgatagtatgatacaaaagatacgttacgttggtactcggttgagtaaggtaccgggtgctcgtcacggcccatcgatttgggtcgtgacagaagtgaTATTAGAGCAgctctatcctagggagtctacaagtcgtgtctagtagagtcttatttatgggtgtgttgtgcaccacacttataagcatgaggctacatggcatttaggattgtcactatttattcttactctagatcgtgtggtagagcttagttgtaagaaattcaaattcctaaattctattttattcgttatacaatGGCATCTACATCTAGAAAGATAGTAGGTAAGAGATtaaatgtggttgtggaagagttgagtcagagaaactcgattttgcatcatgcttaggatgagtaaatgtaaggccttcagtagattatgtgtgtactacgacgtGCGAGCTTGTTGATAAGGATCCATAAGGCATaaatatctatctacccctatggtaaaaagcaatgagagaataagaaggtagatacaagtttcaacatgtaaaagaagctaggtgaagaaggatacgaggtacccagttagtgaagactatctgtatttacaattcaggcagagaaatataaacattctgagttactttcaatagtAACATAGATATATACAATTGGTCACACCTATCTCAATTATGTCCTATGGGATCTAataaatataatttaagagaagtaTGAGATATCagcatccagctggggttagagtaacccaaaattatggatggattgttatcattagctcacatttccgagggatattgcaaacgtgaaaatggttctccttgtgagacacccagatggtgcactctagaatagtacaatcagatatgaatactagaatgttcagaaattttagaagattggcattggaatcctatACGGGATAAAtttttacctttgtatggctctcgtccctagtaaagagagagtgttgGGCGATCCGAAGAGCTagtgagttgaatcaagggggggctaaaagtgaaagaatattttgaagaagttttcataataatgtgatagacagaaatattaacatgagaataagaagaaagtaaatgaagcattatgagtaagatgtgataaatggatgataacggtaaatcaaaatacgACAGGACTATAGATTCTATAGTCAactgaaggaaaagacaagaagttacatgccttgagacaataaaagagtataagccataaagttatgtccccatttcgagaaatgagttggtgactcatacgTGAATactagaaggaaaagttagacccccggagtaatagaaattagtatgggctagtgaataagataaactgaacatgaattcgggaccgaaggatttgataatagttgacatcgtgagaatCTTAGAGATTGTGTTCCAgcgataattgaatggacaatagaagaataacctttaaaggccATTCAGGaaaacgcttccctaaagcaagtggtgtgagcaaagttaagcttaagggactaagtgtgccaattACACTAGATGTCACCTTTGtatgtaagaaattaaattattccTAGTACATAAGGGTTACctcaaggcaagtaagagtccgtgaagatgtgaaaaagatgccaaatatgaagaggtgaaacatttataggtaaatcttcatagcaataaatgttgGTACTCCTCTAAAgggggggaatatggtgtgatatggtattaagtcggagttatgtggttaGGGTAACTATCTAATattaaaggaagaatgtggtagaaaggtgaaaggaattagattgcatttatttagatcctacggatatgatacaactttagaacattatgtaagcatgacgacgGGAAGGGGCATAAAGGGTTCTATCACTAGATGCTATTGATAAacaagtgcaaatgaacactggatacataaggagcAGTGTGCGGGGtaggatataacccaagagagattacacagaatatagatatgagaatggactaacgtgtagttgattcaggaagagcctagccatggctaaacaagaggatacaaccaaatc from Nicotiana tomentosiformis chromosome 11, ASM39032v3, whole genome shotgun sequence encodes:
- the LOC138901040 gene encoding uncharacterized protein, which codes for MRDVIQLSNRLVAAQALCQEVGIVYADRDISARFCDFINLDPPIFIGADPNKDPQVFIDRMQRTLRVIKATATESVELASYRLQDVAINWYESWELSRELRRVRVDRFLTLRQGNMSVQEYNLQFDSLARYAPTIAYTQGVKEHKHKQRAGREHDTGQSKRARSSCPSGEFRGGHTQQYPRYPDQPSASAPPQFFGRRFDSSTYLGPSQSSRTSSSQYRGESSQMRPCYERLSNERWCIYSSANEIYSWFVITSTPPGQGSQAPASRGRGRSGASSSSDPQNRIYALAGRHDKESSPDVVIGILSVSSYDVYILIDPGPTLSYVTMWVASKFGIEPELIKPFEVSTHVGDPVIARRVYRDCIVVVLSRSTVADLIDLDMVEFDVIISIDWLASCYANVDCRSKMVRFQFPWEPVLEWKGSIASPRGRFILYLKAKKMIRKGYIYHLVRVQDVKAKSPTLQSIPMVNEFPDEFPCLPPEWEIKFAIDTLPDTQPISIPPYRMSFQVLKDRLTSVPVLTLPEGTDGYDIYCDASSIGLGCILMQHGKPEKSEIAREIHQLANLGIRLLDSGGTGVTIQDTTTSSLVTEVKERRCEYLVLAHYRLRQQVMGEAHYSRYSIHPGATKMYHDIRGVYWWGGMKNDIAEFVAQCPNCQQVKIEHQKPDGLLQAIEIPTRK